The Gemmatimonadaceae bacterium sequence GTACGCCATGGCCGAGTCGGCGCCCGTGGCATTGTCAATCCGCAGCGGTACGCTGGCGTCGTCGGACGAAGGGGAATCGGTCACGCTGATGCCGTTACGGACCGTCGAGGACGTCACCCGTTCCATCAGGACCTGGTCAGGTGCCGGTCGCCCGCCCGCCGATTGGCTGTTCTGGTTGGTGTGTGCGCTGCTGCTGCCATTGCCGTTCCTGTTGGTGACGCGCTCCACGCGCGTGGCATCGCCCCGTGTTCGGGCCGGGGGCGTACCCACTTCCTCAAACGCCTCGATGCACGTGGAGGAGCTGGGCGCGCGCGGTGCGGCACGCGTGACGCGTCGCACGTTGCTCGCATCGCTCGCCACCCGCTTCGAGCAGAGTCCGCAGGCGCTGGTGTCACGGCGCCATGTGCGGCGCGTGTTGCGACGAGCCGGCGTGACGCGGCAGACGACGCGCGAATTGCTGGTCCTGCTCGAACAGCTCGATGAAGTGGGGTTCGCGCCGTCGGCATCCAGCCAGCGGAGTGCCGAGATCTCCGGCGCCGCCACCGAAACCGACGCGGCGCGTCGGGCGACGGAGCTCTTGCGGCGCGTCGAGTCTGAAGCCGTGCCCCGGGGTCGCCAGCTGAACATGACGTCGATGGGCGCCCTGTGGATGCTGGCGGGACTGACCAGTGCGGCGTTCCTCGTTGCGCCGCTCCGCGCGCAAACCCGAACGTCACCCTCCAATCGGGTCGCGCTCCCGAGCCTCGAAACACCGCGCGATCCGGTCGCTGCGGTCGGCTTGGCGCGAGACGCGTACCATCGGCGGGCGTTCACGGAAGCGGCACAGCGTTTCCAGGCATTGGTCGCGCGACAACCGCGCAATCCCGATCTGTTGGCCAATTGGGGAACGGCCGCGTGGGCGGCCGGTGACACGGTTGACGCGGTCATTGCGTGGCAGCGCGCGGCGCGTCTGGAACCACTCGCGGTGGATCTGCAGGAGCACATCAGTGCACTGCCTGCCGGTGCGCGGGGAGGCGTCGCGGACATCCCAATGGTGCCGGTGTCGTGGCTGGCGCGAGTGGCCGTGGTGCTGTGGTTCGCCGGATGGCTGGTGTTGACGTGGCTGGCGTGGCAACGCCGACGGTCCGGGGATGTGGTCGCCACGCGCATGTCGCGCTGGCTGCGGGGCATGGCGCAATCCATGTGCCTGCTGGCCCTTGTCGCCCTGGGCGCCGCATGGTGGGGAGCACGCGCACTCGACGCGTCGGCGCTGGAGGTGGTGCTGCGACCAGAGACGATGCGCATTGCACCCGGTAATGATGCGGATGCCATGGGGGGCGTGACGACAGGCGATGTGGTGCGCGTGATGGAGTCGCGAGACGAGTGGCGACGCGTCGTGCACGCGGACGGCAGACGCGGCTGGTTGCCCGCTATGCGACTGCTCGCGATTGAGGAATCGACGAACGTGACGGTGCTCGAGGCGGCCCCGGATCGGGTACCGAGTGGGCGTCCGGTTTCGGTACCGTGACCATGCCACGAATTGCCATCCTGTCCAGCGCGGTCGCCGATCAGATTGCGGCCGGCGAAGTGGTCGAGCGCCCGGCGTCCGTCGTCAAGGAACTGGTAGAGAATGCGCTCGACGCGGGCGCGACGATGGTGGAGGTGACGGTCGAGGAAGGCGGCCGTTCACTGGTGCGCATCGCGGACGATGGCGTCGGAATGGATCGCGCCGATGCCGTGCTTTCGCTGGCACGACACGCGACGTCGAAGATCACGTCAGCTGAGCAGCTGGTTGGTGTCCGCAGCTACGGTTTTCGCGGTGAAGCACTGCCGGCCATAGCGTCGGTATCCGAACTCGAGATGGAAACCGCCACGGAAGATGGGGCGGGGACCCTGGTGCGCGTGGCCGGCGGCACGGTGATCGACACGCGCGAGGCCGCGCGACGTCGCGGCACGACGGTGACCGTGACGAGACTCTTTTACAACACGCCGGCGCGCCAGAAATTCCTGCGATCCGCGAGGTCCGAATGGCGGGGCATTCTCGAGACGGTACAGGCCATCGCGGCGTTGCGTCGCGATGTGCATTTCACCGTGCGTCATGACGGCAAGGTGGTGATTGAACTGCCGGCCGCGCGTGATTTGCGCGCGCGTCTGGCCGCGCTGTGGGGCCATCGGGATATCGAGCGGTTCATTGCCGTGGACGACGTGACCGGACCGATGCATGTCACGGGACTGGTAGAGCGACCGGCCGACGTGGGTACCGGCACCCGTCGCGTGCTGCTGATGATCAACGGCCGGGTGATCCGCGATCACGGCATCGTGCGGGCCGCCGAAGCGGCGTACCGGTCGACGTTGCCGGCGGGTGTGCGCCCGTCGCTGATCCTGCAATTGCATCTGCCGGGAGACGGCGTCGACGTCAACGTGCACCCGGCAAAGTCGGAGGTGCGCCTGCGGGAGCGGTGGCCGGTTGAACGCGCGGTGGAGCATGCCGTCCGACGCGCGCTGGGTGTCCTTGAGGCGAGCGCCGGTATCGGGTGGCGCACCTGGACACCGGCGCCGGTGGCCGATTGGCGCCAGGACATCCACACGCTTGAGCCGGCGGATCTGCGGGCGCGTCCC is a genomic window containing:
- a CDS encoding BatD family protein produces the protein MTRALRISLWCALAIGGLARVAGAQTSATAILDRVEMNARRPIDFHAIVLPETVYVGQQATYQVAVMLSADARSRLRRNPEFLPPELHGLLAYELGTPTRVPARNYAGGVFEAHVFQRALFPVTSGAQVVPAPQLTYALPQSSSYFSREERFVVRAESAAFIVKALPAEGRPDDFNGAVGVFKSSVRIDTTVARVGDPLVLTLRVQGTGNVKLLPRPTIELDWASVVPGTERIQVDSSGALVRGTKDFDWILTPARDGRVIVPALRYAYFDPYAARYAMAESAPVALSIRSGTLASSDEGESVTLMPLRTVEDVTRSIRTWSGAGRPPADWLFWLVCALLLPLPFLLVTRSTRVASPRVRAGGVPTSSNASMHVEELGARGAARVTRRTLLASLATRFEQSPQALVSRRHVRRVLRRAGVTRQTTRELLVLLEQLDEVGFAPSASSQRSAEISGAATETDAARRATELLRRVESEAVPRGRQLNMTSMGALWMLAGLTSAAFLVAPLRAQTRTSPSNRVALPSLETPRDPVAAVGLARDAYHRRAFTEAAQRFQALVARQPRNPDLLANWGTAAWAAGDTVDAVIAWQRAARLEPLAVDLQEHISALPAGARGGVADIPMVPVSWLARVAVVLWFAGWLVLTWLAWQRRRSGDVVATRMSRWLRGMAQSMCLLALVALGAAWWGARALDASALEVVLRPETMRIAPGNDADAMGGVTTGDVVRVMESRDEWRRVVHADGRRGWLPAMRLLAIEESTNVTVLEAAPDRVPSGRPVSVP
- the mutL gene encoding DNA mismatch repair endonuclease MutL; the encoded protein is MTMPRIAILSSAVADQIAAGEVVERPASVVKELVENALDAGATMVEVTVEEGGRSLVRIADDGVGMDRADAVLSLARHATSKITSAEQLVGVRSYGFRGEALPAIASVSELEMETATEDGAGTLVRVAGGTVIDTREAARRRGTTVTVTRLFYNTPARQKFLRSARSEWRGILETVQAIAALRRDVHFTVRHDGKVVIELPAARDLRARLAALWGHRDIERFIAVDDVTGPMHVTGLVERPADVGTGTRRVLLMINGRVIRDHGIVRAAEAAYRSTLPAGVRPSLILQLHLPGDGVDVNVHPAKSEVRLRERWPVERAVEHAVRRALGVLEASAGIGWRTWTPAPVADWRQDIHTLEPADLRARPTGEGLFAPSFSDATGRGGDPVAPSTEVAGNDWDRATAAEFSAADDTPSVRQVPPLLQLRRTYLLFEHEEGVVLIDQHSAHERVLYEQFIGTLERGESPAQRLLFPLTLHLGPDEAEAFDANRASFEALGFEIDHFGGHSLLVQAVPMPHPRFDAERCLRETLAALTGDRAPGDAKRHERLAATFACKAAVKAGDVLSPGEMRALYVALADTRLPAHDVHGRSTIVRLSWDELDRRFGRK